The Desulfovibrio sp. Huiquan2017 genome includes a window with the following:
- a CDS encoding ABC transporter permease: protein METVRRIIALVIKEFLTLFKDPKSRTVVIGPPLIQLVLFGYAATFDLTNIPYAFEDLSRSAESRELLSGVSGSPYFHLVGEVRGETMIRRMIDSRKVSFVLRIGQTFARDLQASRDAPVQALLDGRNSNTAGIIGNYLGNVIGEYNATRLAKAGRASPSIVVSRIYYNENALSRDFFVPGIVGLIAMVVTLLVTALSVAREREHGTFDQLLVTPLSPVGILIGKAAPGLIIGLLEATLIMLAAVYWFEVPLRGNLGLLYLGLFFFIFAAVGVGLMISSLCVTMQQALLGSFLFLMPSVLLSGFATPIANMATVVQWITLINPLRYVLVLIRGVFIENSPTYVLLMQVWPLALIGLACMALAVVMFRNRIY from the coding sequence ATGGAAACCGTCCGCCGCATCATCGCCCTGGTCATCAAGGAATTCCTGACCCTGTTCAAGGACCCCAAGAGCCGCACCGTGGTCATTGGCCCCCCGCTTATCCAACTGGTCCTGTTCGGCTATGCGGCCACCTTCGACCTGACTAACATACCCTATGCGTTCGAGGACCTGAGCCGATCCGCCGAGTCCAGGGAACTGCTGTCCGGGGTGTCCGGGTCCCCATATTTCCACCTGGTGGGCGAAGTTCGCGGCGAAACCATGATCCGGCGGATGATAGACAGCCGAAAGGTGAGCTTCGTCCTGCGCATCGGGCAGACCTTCGCCCGGGACCTGCAAGCGAGCCGGGACGCTCCGGTGCAGGCCCTGCTGGACGGCCGCAATTCCAATACCGCCGGGATCATCGGCAACTACCTGGGCAACGTGATAGGCGAGTACAACGCCACGCGGCTGGCCAAGGCGGGCCGGGCAAGCCCGTCCATCGTGGTCTCCCGCATCTACTACAACGAGAACGCCCTCAGCCGCGACTTCTTCGTGCCCGGCATCGTCGGGCTCATCGCCATGGTGGTGACCCTGCTGGTGACCGCCCTGTCCGTGGCCCGCGAACGGGAGCACGGGACCTTCGACCAATTGCTGGTCACGCCGCTCTCCCCGGTCGGCATCCTCATCGGCAAGGCCGCACCGGGCCTGATCATCGGCCTGCTGGAGGCCACGCTGATCATGTTGGCCGCGGTCTACTGGTTCGAAGTGCCCCTGCGCGGCAACCTGGGTTTGCTCTACCTGGGGCTGTTCTTTTTCATCTTCGCGGCCGTAGGCGTGGGGTTGATGATCTCTTCCCTGTGCGTAACCATGCAGCAGGCCCTGCTCGGCTCCTTCCTGTTCCTGATGCCGTCCGTGCTCCTCTCCGGCTTCGCCACGCCCATCGCCAACATGGCCACCGTGGTGCAGTGGATCACCCTGATCAATCCCCTGCGCTACGTCCTGGTCCTGATTCGCGGGGTGTTCATCGAGAACTCGCCGACCTATGTGCTGCTCATGCAGGTCTGGCCCCTGGCCCTGATCGGCCTGGCTTGCATGGCCCTGGCCGTGGTCATGTTCCGCAACCGAATCTATTGA
- the pheT gene encoding phenylalanine--tRNA ligase subunit beta, whose product MLVSLNWLREFVPYEGDIQVLGDKLTMLGLELDGITDPFEPVKDIVVGFVAEREPHPESDHLSVCTVDVGGPEALTIVCGAPNVAKGQKVPVALVGTTMPDGMKIKKAKLRGVKSMGMICSERELGFSEDHEGIWVLDDALKVGDKLVDALNLERVVFDFDITPNRADCLSILGFARETALAFDLPLTLPKLNLNEGGGNAAEEVRIVIDDPELCPAYHARIIKGVTTRKAPDWMRFKLLALGQRPISNIVDVTNFIMFELGQPLHSFDLDLIEKATIRVAPATDGMKFTTLDNVERALTANDLLIWDGVKPVALAGVMGGLNSEMGKASTNVLLEAAVFRPGTIRKTARRLSLPSEASYRFERGVDQIMTRFAQDRAAQLIAETSGGTVLSGVASAEPRPWRDRTHGYRHKRCMALLGLDLEPAFAKKVFELEGCAVNDADPDNWSVNSPSHRLDLEREVDLYEEVGRVYGLDRIPAVLPKVSKSLEAEAGIPVYHFIRRVKEWGRGVGLNEAINYSFTGSDDLDRLHLPEEGRVFIANPLSEEQNVMRTELAPGLLNTLKNNLAQGNNHIRLFEVAKRFVRDETSETETREQNRLGLLLYGPRHAAEWPWPHGDVDYLDLKGHVEHLLCDALKLEAPVFTVAEEEHPYLEPCVRVAVSGEAIGFMGRVREEMADYYHARKDVWLADFNLDGLREMVAAHRIDFRPLPVFPPSRRDVTVIGPVTLHADAIRETILSAGVDILESVELVAEFVPQGQDAERNLSFRLTYRSPDKTLKDKQVDKEHKKILDALEKNLPIRF is encoded by the coding sequence ATGTTAGTTAGCTTGAATTGGTTGCGTGAATTCGTCCCCTATGAGGGGGACATCCAGGTCCTTGGTGACAAGCTGACCATGCTCGGGCTTGAGCTGGACGGCATCACCGATCCCTTCGAACCGGTCAAGGACATCGTGGTCGGCTTCGTCGCCGAACGTGAACCGCACCCGGAGTCGGACCATCTGTCCGTGTGCACCGTGGACGTGGGCGGCCCCGAGGCCCTGACCATCGTTTGCGGGGCCCCCAACGTGGCCAAGGGCCAGAAAGTGCCCGTGGCGCTGGTCGGCACGACCATGCCCGACGGCATGAAGATCAAGAAGGCCAAGCTGCGGGGCGTCAAGTCCATGGGCATGATTTGCTCCGAGCGTGAGTTGGGCTTTTCCGAAGATCATGAAGGCATCTGGGTGCTCGACGACGCGCTTAAAGTCGGCGACAAACTGGTGGACGCCCTGAACCTGGAGCGGGTGGTCTTCGATTTCGATATCACTCCCAACCGCGCGGATTGCCTTTCCATCCTCGGCTTCGCCCGCGAAACCGCGCTGGCCTTCGACCTGCCCTTGACCCTTCCGAAGCTCAACCTGAACGAGGGCGGCGGCAACGCGGCGGAGGAAGTCCGGATCGTCATTGACGACCCCGAGCTGTGTCCGGCCTACCACGCCCGGATCATCAAGGGCGTCACGACCCGCAAGGCCCCGGACTGGATGCGTTTCAAGCTCCTTGCCCTGGGCCAGCGTCCCATTTCCAACATCGTGGATGTGACCAACTTTATCATGTTCGAGTTGGGCCAGCCCCTGCACTCCTTCGACCTCGACCTGATCGAGAAGGCGACCATCCGCGTGGCCCCGGCCACGGACGGCATGAAGTTCACCACTCTGGACAACGTGGAGCGTGCGCTCACCGCCAACGATCTGCTCATCTGGGACGGCGTCAAGCCCGTGGCCCTGGCCGGCGTCATGGGCGGCCTGAATTCCGAGATGGGCAAGGCGTCCACCAACGTCTTGCTCGAAGCCGCCGTGTTCCGGCCCGGGACCATCCGCAAGACCGCCCGCAGGCTGTCCCTGCCGTCCGAGGCCTCCTATCGCTTCGAGCGCGGGGTGGACCAGATCATGACCCGTTTTGCCCAGGATCGCGCGGCCCAGCTCATAGCCGAAACCTCCGGCGGCACGGTCCTTTCCGGCGTGGCCTCCGCCGAACCCCGGCCGTGGCGGGACCGCACCCATGGGTATCGCCACAAGCGCTGCATGGCCCTGCTCGGCCTGGACCTGGAGCCCGCCTTCGCCAAGAAGGTCTTCGAGCTCGAAGGCTGCGCCGTGAACGACGCCGATCCGGATAACTGGTCCGTAAACTCCCCGTCCCATAGGTTGGACCTGGAGCGTGAAGTGGACCTGTACGAGGAAGTGGGCCGCGTCTACGGCCTGGACCGCATTCCGGCGGTCCTGCCCAAGGTCTCCAAATCCCTGGAGGCCGAGGCGGGAATTCCGGTCTATCATTTCATTCGCCGGGTCAAGGAATGGGGACGAGGCGTGGGGCTGAACGAGGCCATCAACTACAGCTTCACCGGCTCCGACGACCTCGACCGGCTGCACCTGCCCGAGGAAGGCCGGGTGTTCATCGCCAATCCGCTGTCTGAGGAACAGAACGTCATGCGCACCGAGCTCGCCCCCGGCCTGCTCAATACGCTCAAGAACAACCTGGCCCAAGGCAACAACCATATCCGTCTGTTCGAAGTGGCCAAGCGGTTCGTCCGCGACGAGACCTCCGAGACCGAGACCCGTGAGCAGAATCGGCTGGGCCTGTTGCTTTACGGTCCGCGCCATGCCGCGGAATGGCCCTGGCCCCACGGCGATGTCGATTACCTGGACCTCAAGGGACATGTGGAACACCTGCTGTGCGATGCACTCAAGCTCGAAGCCCCGGTCTTTACCGTGGCCGAGGAGGAACACCCCTACCTCGAACCGTGCGTGCGGGTGGCCGTGTCCGGTGAAGCCATTGGTTTCATGGGCCGGGTGCGCGAGGAGATGGCCGACTACTACCACGCCCGCAAGGACGTCTGGCTGGCCGATTTCAACCTGGACGGCCTGCGCGAGATGGTCGCCGCTCATCGCATCGACTTCCGGCCGCTGCCGGTTTTCCCGCCGAGCCGTCGCGACGTGACCGTCATCGGCCCGGTGACCCTGCATGCCGACGCCATTCGCGAGACCATCCTGTCCGCCGGGGTGGACATCCTCGAATCCGTGGAACTGGTGGCCGAGTTCGTGCCTCAGGGCCAGGATGCGGAACGCAATCTCTCCTTCCGCCTGACCTACCGGTCGCCTGACAAGACCCTCAAGGACAAGCAGGTGGACAAGGAGCACAAAAAGATTCTGGACGCCTTGGAAAAGAACCTGCCCATCCGGTTCTAG
- the pheS gene encoding phenylalanine--tRNA ligase subunit alpha has translation MEGLDSLAQDCASRKGQACSLKELEELRIEFLGRKGKLAQIMGKLGKLDNADKPVAGKKANEVKQAVTALLDSWEATLQSAEAGQALSRFDPSMPGRKPWAGSLHPVTLVMEEIASALVELGFEHVAGPEVENDWHNFEALNMPPDHPARDMQDTLYVSDKIVLRTHTSGMQIRSMLQRKPPVAVIAPGKVYRRDSDLTHTPMFHQIEGLLVDRNVSMGDLRGTLTVFVRKVFGPRTEVRFRPSFFPFTEPSAEVDISCAVCGGKGEMDGKTCRVCKGTGWVEILGCGMVDPNVFKSVGYDPEVYTGFAFGLGVERMAMLKYGIDDLRMFFENDVRFLEQFA, from the coding sequence CTGGAAGGACTCGACAGCCTGGCCCAGGATTGCGCATCGCGCAAGGGCCAGGCTTGTTCGTTAAAGGAACTGGAGGAACTCCGCATCGAGTTCCTGGGCCGGAAGGGTAAGCTCGCTCAGATCATGGGCAAGCTGGGCAAGCTCGACAACGCCGACAAGCCCGTCGCGGGCAAGAAGGCCAACGAGGTCAAGCAGGCCGTCACGGCTCTCCTGGACTCGTGGGAGGCCACCTTGCAGTCGGCCGAGGCTGGCCAGGCGCTGTCGCGTTTTGATCCTTCCATGCCGGGCCGCAAGCCGTGGGCCGGTTCCCTGCACCCCGTGACCCTGGTCATGGAGGAAATCGCCTCCGCCCTGGTGGAACTCGGCTTCGAGCATGTGGCCGGACCCGAGGTGGAGAACGATTGGCATAACTTCGAGGCCCTGAACATGCCCCCGGACCATCCGGCCCGCGACATGCAGGATACCCTGTACGTGTCGGACAAGATCGTCCTGCGCACGCACACCTCCGGCATGCAGATTCGCAGCATGCTTCAGCGCAAGCCCCCTGTGGCGGTCATCGCCCCGGGCAAGGTCTACCGCCGCGACTCGGATCTGACCCACACCCCCATGTTCCACCAGATCGAAGGGCTGCTGGTCGATCGCAACGTGTCCATGGGCGACCTGCGCGGCACGCTGACCGTGTTCGTGCGCAAGGTTTTCGGTCCCCGGACCGAAGTCCGTTTCCGGCCGAGCTTCTTCCCGTTCACCGAGCCGTCCGCCGAGGTGGACATCTCCTGCGCCGTGTGCGGGGGCAAGGGCGAGATGGACGGCAAGACCTGCCGCGTGTGCAAGGGGACCGGCTGGGTCGAGATCCTGGGGTGCGGCATGGTCGATCCCAACGTGTTCAAGTCCGTGGGGTATGATCCCGAGGTCTACACGGGCTTTGCCTTCGGGCTCGGCGTCGAGCGCATGGCCATGCTCAAGTACGGTATCGACGACCTGCGCATGTTCTTCGAGAACGACGTCCGTTTCCTGGAACAGTTCGCCTAG
- the rplT gene encoding 50S ribosomal protein L20 — MRVKRGVAAKRRHNKYLKMAKGYRGAGSRLYRTARERVEKALCHAYKDRKRKKREFRKLWIVRINAAARINGMSYSRLMNGLKKAGIELNRKVLADMAVRDPQVFAKIAEAAKAKVS; from the coding sequence ATGAGAGTCAAGCGTGGAGTTGCCGCCAAGCGGCGTCACAACAAATATTTGAAGATGGCCAAGGGCTATCGTGGCGCGGGTTCCCGCCTGTACCGCACCGCCCGTGAGCGCGTTGAAAAGGCCCTGTGCCATGCCTACAAGGACCGCAAGCGCAAGAAACGCGAGTTCCGCAAGCTGTGGATTGTGCGTATCAACGCCGCCGCCCGCATCAACGGCATGTCCTACAGCCGCTTGATGAATGGCCTGAAGAAGGCCGGCATCGAGCTGAACCGCAAGGTTCTGGCGGATATGGCCGTGCGCGATCCGCAGGTGTTCGCCAAGATCGCAGAGGCAGCCAAGGCCAAAGTGAGCTAA
- the rpmI gene encoding 50S ribosomal protein L35 — protein sequence MPKIKTRRAAAKRFSKTATGKFKRRRKNLRHILTKKNAKRKRRLGQSTTVDGANLKAVRRQLPNG from the coding sequence ATGCCCAAGATCAAAACCCGCCGTGCAGCCGCCAAGCGGTTTTCCAAGACCGCTACCGGCAAGTTCAAGCGCCGCCGCAAGAATCTCCGGCACATTCTGACCAAGAAGAATGCCAAGAGAAAGCGTCGCCTCGGCCAGTCCACCACTGTGGATGGCGCGAACTTGAAGGCTGTCCGCCGTCAGTTGCCCAACGGCTAG
- the infC gene encoding translation initiation factor IF-3, whose protein sequence is MAFRGNTRRDQKREDLVRRNERIRIPKVRVVDDDGEQLGVMATRDALDRAKEKGLDLVEVAPNADPPVCKIMDYGKFKYQQQKKLQEAKKKQTVIKIKEVKFRPKTDEHDYQTKLKNIVKFLEGGDRCKVTIFFRGREIVHKDRGLAMLERVVVDLQDLAKVESKPMSEGRTMTMMLAPVKK, encoded by the coding sequence ATAGCTTTTCGGGGTAACACGCGCCGGGACCAGAAGAGGGAAGACCTGGTCCGGCGGAACGAGAGGATTCGCATCCCCAAGGTGCGGGTCGTGGATGATGACGGTGAGCAGCTTGGTGTGATGGCTACCCGTGACGCGCTTGATCGCGCCAAGGAAAAGGGCCTGGACCTCGTCGAGGTCGCGCCCAATGCCGATCCGCCGGTCTGCAAGATCATGGATTACGGAAAGTTCAAGTACCAGCAGCAGAAGAAGCTGCAGGAAGCTAAGAAGAAACAGACCGTTATCAAGATCAAGGAAGTCAAGTTCCGGCCCAAGACCGATGAGCACGATTACCAAACCAAGCTCAAGAACATTGTTAAGTTCCTGGAAGGCGGCGACCGTTGCAAGGTGACCATCTTTTTCCGGGGACGTGAAATCGTCCACAAGGACCGCGGGCTTGCCATGCTCGAACGGGTCGTGGTGGATTTGCAGGATTTAGCCAAAGTCGAGAGCAAGCCCATGTCGGAAGGACGGACCATGACGATGATGCTCGCTCCGGTGAAAAAATAG
- the thrS gene encoding threonine--tRNA ligase: MQVEISGKQVEVADGASCADALKEGLSKKQFKNVVAAQCGDAILDLSTPVTETCTTIEPVFADSEEGLRIIRHSAAHVMAEAVKKLFPTAKVTIGPAITDGFYYDFDYERPFTPEDLEAIEKEMLSSVGADKPFVRTVATKAEAKELFEAKGETYKSEIMDDLGGDEFSIYTHGDFADLCRGPHVARTGQIKAFKLLSVAGAYWRGDEKNKQLQRIYGTAWQDPKALKKHLARLEEAKKRDHRKLGKQLDLFSFSDEIGPGMSLWHPRGMLLRAILEDFERKEHLKRGYDLVQGPIILKRELWEKSGHYENYRENMYFTEIDDQAYGIKPMNCLAHMIIYKRKIMSYRDLPQRYFELGVVHRHEKSGVLHGLMRVRTFTQDDAHLICRPDQVEEEILNLIKFYQDIYALFDYEFDVELSTRPEKSIGTDEDWELATEGLRQALDKSGMAYAINEGDGAFYGPKIDFHLRDSLGRSWQCGTIQVDFTLPERFDIVYVGEDGERHRPVMIHRAMLGSIERFIGVLTEHCAGAYPVWLAPVQARLLNVTDAQLDFMKKAEAFLVSKGIRVEADTRNEKLGYKIREAQVEKVPYMLVVGDKEVEAGCVNIRSRDGEDPGMVTLEEAAQLILDAAKAPFKAGGMSYSFSG; this comes from the coding sequence GTGCAAGTGGAAATCTCCGGTAAACAGGTTGAAGTGGCCGACGGCGCTTCCTGTGCCGACGCCCTCAAGGAAGGGCTGTCCAAAAAACAGTTCAAGAATGTCGTGGCCGCCCAATGCGGCGACGCGATCCTGGACCTGTCCACCCCCGTTACCGAGACCTGCACTACCATCGAGCCCGTCTTCGCGGACAGCGAGGAAGGGCTCCGCATCATCCGCCACTCCGCGGCCCACGTCATGGCCGAGGCCGTCAAGAAGCTGTTCCCCACCGCCAAGGTGACCATCGGACCGGCCATCACCGACGGGTTCTACTACGATTTCGACTACGAGCGTCCGTTTACGCCCGAGGACCTGGAGGCCATCGAAAAGGAGATGCTCTCCTCCGTGGGCGCGGACAAACCCTTCGTGCGCACGGTCGCGACCAAGGCCGAGGCCAAGGAGCTGTTCGAGGCCAAGGGCGAGACCTACAAGTCCGAGATCATGGACGACCTGGGCGGCGATGAATTTTCCATCTACACCCACGGAGATTTCGCGGACCTGTGCCGTGGCCCGCACGTGGCCCGCACCGGCCAGATCAAGGCCTTCAAGCTGCTCTCCGTGGCCGGAGCCTACTGGCGCGGCGATGAGAAGAACAAGCAGCTCCAGCGCATCTACGGCACCGCCTGGCAGGACCCCAAGGCCCTGAAGAAGCATCTGGCCCGGCTGGAGGAAGCCAAGAAGCGGGATCACCGCAAGCTCGGCAAGCAGCTCGATCTATTCTCCTTCAGCGACGAGATCGGCCCGGGCATGTCCCTGTGGCATCCGCGCGGCATGCTCCTGCGGGCCATCCTCGAAGATTTCGAGCGCAAAGAACACCTCAAGCGCGGCTATGACCTGGTCCAGGGCCCGATCATTCTCAAGCGCGAGCTGTGGGAGAAGTCCGGTCACTACGAAAATTACCGTGAGAACATGTATTTCACGGAGATCGACGATCAGGCCTACGGCATCAAGCCCATGAACTGTCTGGCGCACATGATCATCTACAAGCGGAAGATCATGAGCTACCGCGACCTGCCTCAACGTTATTTCGAACTGGGCGTGGTTCACCGGCACGAGAAGTCCGGTGTGCTCCACGGTCTCATGCGCGTGCGCACGTTCACCCAGGACGACGCGCATCTCATTTGCCGCCCTGATCAGGTGGAAGAGGAAATCCTCAATCTGATCAAATTCTACCAGGACATCTACGCCTTGTTCGACTACGAGTTCGATGTGGAGTTGTCCACCCGGCCCGAGAAGTCCATCGGGACGGACGAGGACTGGGAATTGGCCACCGAGGGGCTGCGTCAGGCCCTGGACAAATCGGGCATGGCTTACGCCATCAACGAAGGCGACGGCGCGTTCTACGGCCCGAAAATCGATTTCCACCTGCGTGATTCCCTTGGAAGGTCCTGGCAATGTGGTACGATCCAAGTGGATTTCACCTTGCCAGAGCGCTTCGACATAGTATATGTCGGCGAGGATGGTGAGAGGCACCGGCCCGTGATGATTCATCGCGCCATGCTCGGCTCCATCGAACGCTTCATCGGCGTCTTGACGGAGCACTGCGCAGGTGCGTATCCTGTCTGGCTGGCGCCTGTGCAGGCACGGTTGCTGAACGTGACCGATGCGCAACTTGATTTCATGAAGAAAGCCGAAGCCTTCCTGGTTTCAAAGGGCATCCGCGTCGAAGCGGACACCCGCAACGAGAAGCTCGGTTACAAGATACGGGAAGCTCAAGTCGAGAAGGTCCCGTACATGTTGGTAGTCGGTGACAAAGAGGTTGAGGCCGGGTGCGTCAATATTCGTTCACGAGACGGAGAAGACCCCGGGATGGTGACACTGGAGGAAGCCGCGCAGTTGATTTTGGATGCTGCAAAGGCGCCCTTCAAAGCAGGAGGAATGAGCTATAGCTTTTCGGGGTAA
- a CDS encoding VOC family protein, whose amino-acid sequence MLPIGISPTIVVEDLAPARTFYTTHLDGRLIFDCGWYIGLMFGENGPTLHFMQPHSPDHKLYQGGLTYNLKLADAAKVEAAHERILKAGLPMVMPLEDHPWGDRGFCTLDPYGVALYVYVEIEPSEDFKKFYL is encoded by the coding sequence ATGCTGCCCATCGGCATATCCCCCACCATCGTGGTCGAAGACCTGGCCCCGGCCCGCACCTTCTACACCACCCACCTGGACGGCCGCCTGATCTTCGACTGCGGCTGGTACATCGGCCTCATGTTCGGAGAAAACGGCCCCACCCTGCACTTCATGCAGCCGCACTCCCCGGACCACAAGCTCTACCAGGGCGGCCTGACCTACAACCTCAAACTGGCGGACGCGGCCAAGGTCGAAGCCGCCCACGAGCGCATCCTCAAGGCGGGCCTGCCCATGGTCATGCCCCTGGAGGACCACCCCTGGGGCGACCGGGGCTTCTGCACCCTCGATCCCTACGGCGTGGCCCTCTACGTCTATGTGGAGATCGAACCGAGTGAGGATTTCAAGAAGTTTTACCTGTAG
- a CDS encoding DVU0298 family protein codes for MSRFRSVKKTVHDILADDDWQIRLVELDEFRPVDLVPPLLSLRLDRLETVRWRSVTAFGLTAARMAEASMEKARIIMRTLMWYMNEESGNLGWGIPLFMAEAMVNSERIAKEFHKILVSYIFCDEECDGNFLDHPELRRDVLWGLARLAESRPELVAHGEKFLMVALEDPDVYNRAYAARVLGLIHAEGARAKLEVLKDDPAPIRTFHHRELVDTTVGELARVALDDLG; via the coding sequence ATGTCCAGATTCCGCAGCGTCAAGAAGACTGTTCATGATATCCTGGCCGACGATGATTGGCAGATTCGTCTCGTCGAGCTGGACGAGTTCCGCCCCGTGGACCTGGTCCCGCCGCTCCTCAGCCTGCGTCTGGACCGGCTGGAGACCGTGCGCTGGCGCTCGGTCACGGCCTTTGGCCTGACCGCCGCCCGCATGGCCGAAGCGTCCATGGAAAAGGCCCGGATCATCATGCGTACCCTCATGTGGTACATGAATGAGGAGTCTGGAAACCTGGGGTGGGGCATTCCCCTATTCATGGCCGAAGCCATGGTCAACAGTGAGCGCATTGCCAAGGAATTTCATAAGATTCTTGTTTCCTACATCTTTTGCGATGAGGAGTGCGACGGCAACTTCCTGGACCATCCGGAGTTGCGGCGCGACGTCCTGTGGGGACTGGCCCGCCTGGCCGAGTCCCGGCCCGAACTGGTCGCCCACGGCGAGAAATTCCTCATGGTCGCCCTGGAGGATCCTGACGTCTACAACCGTGCCTACGCGGCCCGCGTGCTCGGGCTGATACACGCCGAAGGGGCCAGGGCGAAGCTTGAGGTCCTCAAGGACGATCCCGCCCCGATCCGCACCTTCCACCATCGCGAGCTCGTCGACACCACGGTGGGAGAACTGGCCCGCGTCGCCCTGGACGACCTGGGGTAG
- a CDS encoding tetratricopeptide repeat protein — protein MEKFDNIDEYIADLKSKLRDNPTCGNTHYNLGVAYLSRRDFVEAEREFLDAVAHSPRMAEAYVQLGGIALQRGDMDSCLSYNVQATQQRPFFAVPWGNIGFVYMQLGDNDKAHKSLKKALKLDPEFAQAQATMSSVLIAMGDFEEADKILKSLLEKQVHFGPAWNNKAIIEAERGNWGEAAVCIKKAEESGFEVPADFKKEVEEQAGN, from the coding sequence ATGGAAAAATTCGACAATATCGACGAATACATTGCCGATCTCAAGTCCAAACTGCGCGACAATCCGACCTGCGGCAACACTCATTACAATTTGGGTGTGGCTTACCTCTCCCGCCGCGATTTCGTGGAGGCCGAGCGCGAGTTCCTGGACGCCGTGGCGCATTCCCCGCGCATGGCCGAGGCCTACGTGCAGCTGGGCGGTATCGCCCTGCAACGCGGCGACATGGACTCCTGCCTGAGCTACAACGTCCAGGCCACCCAGCAGCGTCCGTTCTTCGCCGTGCCCTGGGGCAACATCGGCTTCGTCTACATGCAGTTGGGCGACAACGACAAGGCGCACAAGTCCCTGAAAAAGGCCCTGAAGCTTGATCCCGAGTTCGCTCAGGCCCAGGCGACCATGTCCAGCGTGCTCATCGCCATGGGTGACTTCGAGGAGGCGGACAAGATCCTCAAGTCCCTGCTCGAAAAGCAGGTCCATTTCGGTCCTGCCTGGAACAACAAGGCGATCATCGAGGCCGAGCGCGGCAACTGGGGCGAGGCCGCCGTGTGCATCAAGAAGGCCGAGGAATCCGGCTTTGAAGTGCCCGCCGATTTCAAGAAGGAAGTGGAGGAGCAGGCCGGAAACTGA
- a CDS encoding YkgJ family cysteine cluster protein, producing the protein MALDFTEYFKKYEAIVAEVDAVFKKIETEMPDLVKCGKGCSDCCYALFDVTLVEAMYINAKFNEKFSGLERSAILDRADRADRDIHKLKRKVYKASQEGRPVNEILLEVAKARVRCPMLGDDNLCSIYEHRPITCRLYGVPTSIGGKAHTCNQAGFKGGEKYPTVNMDIILDRLLAIGKELQSGIGSRFSELGEMLLPVSMAIVTDYDEGYLGVGEKTALREKNPEEEARPAEIIAPGAAQKPGKSEACASCSESGSACESCGESIVIGGKE; encoded by the coding sequence ATGGCCCTTGATTTTACCGAGTATTTCAAAAAATACGAAGCCATCGTGGCCGAGGTCGATGCGGTTTTCAAGAAAATCGAGACCGAGATGCCGGACCTGGTCAAGTGCGGCAAGGGGTGCAGCGACTGCTGTTACGCCCTGTTCGACGTGACCCTGGTCGAGGCCATGTACATCAACGCCAAGTTCAACGAAAAGTTTTCCGGCCTGGAGCGTTCGGCCATCCTGGATCGCGCCGACCGGGCCGACCGTGATATCCACAAGCTCAAGCGCAAGGTCTACAAGGCGAGCCAGGAAGGCCGCCCGGTCAATGAAATCCTCCTTGAGGTGGCCAAGGCCCGGGTGCGCTGTCCCATGCTCGGCGACGACAACCTGTGCTCCATTTATGAGCATCGGCCCATCACCTGCCGCCTGTACGGCGTGCCCACCTCCATCGGCGGCAAGGCCCATACCTGCAACCAGGCGGGCTTCAAGGGCGGCGAAAAATATCCCACGGTGAACATGGACATCATCCTGGACCGGCTCTTGGCCATAGGCAAAGAGTTGCAGTCAGGCATCGGCTCCCGGTTCAGCGAATTGGGAGAAATGCTTCTGCCCGTGTCCATGGCCATCGTCACGGACTACGATGAGGGATACCTCGGTGTGGGCGAGAAGACGGCCCTCAGGGAGAAGAACCCGGAGGAAGAGGCCCGGCCTGCGGAAATCATCGCCCCGGGCGCGGCCCAAAAGCCCGGCAAGTCCGAGGCCTGCGCCTCCTGTTCCGAATCCGGCTCCGCCTGCGAATCCTGTGGCGAGTCCATCGTCATCGGCGGCAAGGAATAG
- a CDS encoding ferredoxin: MAYTITIDTDKCTGDGECVDVCPVEVYELQNGKAVAVNEEECLGCESCVEVCENDAITVEEN, encoded by the coding sequence ATGGCCTACACTATCACTATCGACACCGACAAGTGCACCGGCGACGGCGAATGCGTGGACGTTTGCCCGGTTGAAGTCTACGAGCTTCAGAACGGCAAAGCCGTTGCGGTCAACGAAGAGGAATGTCTCGGTTGTGAATCCTGCGTCGAAGTTTGTGAAAACGACGCCATCACGGTCGAAGAAAACTAG